Within the Hevea brasiliensis isolate MT/VB/25A 57/8 chromosome 2, ASM3005281v1, whole genome shotgun sequence genome, the region acttctatcttttctctaatattttcattacagactttatctagtttagtatgaccactcatcaaccttaacattctcatctccgcaactcttattttagacacatacgactccttcagtgtccaacactcactaccatataacatggccagtTGTATGACTGTactgtaaaatttttctttcaatttattgggaatattgtgatcacataaaacttccgtgacacttctccacttcaatcatccggttttaatcctatgactaacattctcttcacatcccccatctatttgaaggattgagtcgagatatttaaagtgattactttggggcagtaccacTTCATCAAAACTAACtctttccctatcaccagttcggccttcactgaacttgcaatgcatgtattctatcttctttttacttaacttaaaaccctttaactctagagtacttctccaaagttttagctttctattgactccttttcgcatttcatctatcagaactatatcatctgaactatatcatctgcaaacatcatgcaccaagggatactctcttgtatatgtttcgtcaattcatctaaaactaatgtaaaaaggtaaaggcttatagctgaaccttggtgtaatccaattgagataggaaaatctctcgtgtcccctcccactgtgcgcacaataatagttgctctttcatacatatctttcaacacttgtatgtacctaatatacACCCTCATTTGTTCTAACACTttccataagatatctcttggaacactatcataagccttctcaaaatcgataaaaactatgtgtagatctttcttcacatctttatatttctccatcaagcttctaatgagaaagatcgcttccgtagttgaacgaccgggcatgaagccaaattgattgagagagatagaagtgtaatgatgtagtcgatgttccacaactctctcccacaactttacagtatggctcatgagtttaattcccctatagtttgagcaactttgtttgtttcccttatttttaaaaataggtattaaaatactcctcctccattcatcagacatttctttgagtttagaatcttactaaataatttagttaaccatgccactctcatatctcctaaacacttccacactttaattggtattccatcgggtccacaggctttactcactttcattctcttaagtgcttcctttacttttaaagatttaatccttctagtataatttacattcttttctactgctctgtagtctatatttaCGCTATTATCACTTTTACTAttgttaaagagatcatcaaaataatttctccatctttctttaatgtcctcatctttcaccaacacttttccttctttatccttaatgcacataacttgattgagatcttgacattttttttctctcctccttgctaatctataaatatctttctccccttctttagtttcaagtttttcatataacttttcaaaggcctgcgctcttgcttgactaactgccttttttgcctctttctttgctatcttgtactgttcatatgcctcattattatcacacttaggtgatttcttataccattccctctctcttcactgccttttgtacttcctcattccaccaccatctctctttggaGGGTGGTTTATGTCCTCTAGActttccaagtacttttctagttacttctctaatctttgatgtcatttgcatccacatatcattggccttcacatccagcttccatgcttcagacTCGAAAAGTTCTTTTtttaacttcacttgctttactcctttaaactcccattactttgttcgagctatactatttcttttaatcttacttgaattgttcctaaacttgacatccaagaccactaacggatgttgacttgttaaagcctctcctagaatgaccttgcaatccttgcatagtgctttatttgtcttcctggttaagaggaagtcaatttggcttctatgttgcccacttttaaaagtcactaaatgtgattctctttttataaagtaggtatttgctagtattaggtcgtatgccatagcaaaatccatgatactttttccctcctcatttcggctgtcaaaaccaaaacctcAATGGACATTcttataaccttgcctatcacttcctacatgtccattcaaatctccaccgatgaaaacattctcttcatttggtatgctttgcattagatcatccatatcttcccaaaactttttttatttactgtctagtcctatttgtgaggCATAAGCACTaattacatttattgtttctctttctagtactagctttactagtataattttatctcctactcttttcacaactattacagcatctttcaatgtcctatatatgattatacccactccgttcttgttcctttcctttccggtaaaccacagttttgtattctgaattacccactttcttacttttctctcctacccatttagtctcttgaatacaagcaatattcacccttctcctttccaaggtatccacaagctccattaattttcctgtaagttatCCAACATTTCAAGTACCAACCTTGATTATCCTCATATCCTGTTcattcctaattgatctccttctatgatatcttctattgttctctatgtttatcttgtgttctgttccactatctgttctatcatctgtcctatggactaacttctttgccCACGTCCGTCCATGATATGGaaacccttgctcatttaacaccacatcCGGGCGTCGGCATGGCATGGTGCGTCGCTTTCTGTGAACgctctacacccttgcatatttctcattaCACCCGAGCTCCGATGTAGTGCGTCTTAAGtggaggacgccccaacgtttatatcatttgaatccatatcatgagATATGATGaaattttacgctggttgtcacctactgcaACTTTCCTTCTTTATTCGGGCTTGGGACTGACTAAacacaaactacttaggcggagtttatGTATTCCTTGTCAGTCAGTCCCCTTTAATTCATGTTGTGTTATATTCAACTGTTAGTTTGACAACAAAATATTCATCTACTTTACATATGCAGATCAACGTCTCAATGATATTGTTGGCAGTGCATATTATGTTGCACCTGAAGTTCTCCATAGATCTTACAGTGTTGAAGCTGATATGTGGAGTATTGGCGTCATAACTTATATATTGTTATGTGGAAGTAGACCGTTCTGGGCTCGTACTGAATCGGGAATTTTCCGTTCTGTTTTGAGAGCTGATCCTAATTTTGATGACTCACCTTGGCCTGTGGTATCACCTGAAGCTAAGGATTTTGTGAAAAGGCTTATGAACAAGGACCACAGAAAGAGAATGACTGCTGCCCAAGCTCTGAGTAAGTATTTTGTAAATATTTCATAACAATCAAGTATTGAAAGTTtgaatgctctctctctctctctctctctctctctctctctctctctctctcgacaTATAATTATATATGCTTTTTGCTGATTATGACACTAGCTATTTGTGGTGCTAATGAATACATTTATATGTGCAGCTCATCCTTGGTTACGAGATGAAAACCGACCTGTGCCTTTGGATATTTTGATCTACAAGTTGGTTAAGTCCTACGTTCGTGCCACATCATTCAAGCGTGCAGCACTGAAGGTAATTCACAAAGATTCTTGTATCAATAGGTGTCTTTTTCCACCTGCCCAAATTAGAAAGAAAAAATAATGGACATCAACGTGATAATCTACTTAAATGATTGATATGTGTGAAACATTAAGTGATAGATGTGGGTTGGCATGCCTTTTTTGGGCATCGTTGAGCAAAATGATGCATATGGTCCACTGTTTGAGACAAGATAGCCTTACACTTAATTTTTTAGGACTGAGGATAGAGTCCTCTATAGTATTATTCTTTAATGTTTTTATTATGGTTGCAGGCTCTTTCGAAAGCTGTTCCGGAAGATGAGCTTTTCTATCTCAAGGCACAGTTTAATCTCTTGGAACCAAAAGATGGATTTATTTCCCTTAATAATTTTAAAGTGGTTAGTACTTGGTAaatactccttttttttttttttataacatttaTTTTTCTCTACAAGAAGCTTTGCACCCTCAAGCTAAGGAACTACCTATAAAGTAGGATAATGCAATTTGATTAATGAACCTGATTTTAAATGTAGTCATTTCATGACCTTTAAACGTATGGTGAACAAGTGCAGGCATTAATGAGACATGTTACTGATGCCATGAAGGAGTCGAGGGTTCTTGACATTTTTAATATGGTGAGGTTGCTTTATCTATCTGATGGATCTCTTCGGCAACGTACTTTGATATTCAATCATTGCAATGACAAAAAAGTGATAATTCCATAATTCAGCATTTTAGCTTGGTTTTTCTTTAGTACATAACCCTTTCATTATTATGCTCTTTTGACTTTATCCTGTTTTCTATGGTGTGAAACCTGTGAGTTTAAGTATAACTTGAAGGGAGCATTTAACCTACCTGTTTCCTTTCAagtagttaatttgttaattattaCTTTTTAGTTGCGAATATAGGAATAAAAGGTGCAAATAGAAGATGTACATTATAATCTATTGCAATGCTGCGCTATGTTAGAATGCAAAGTAACCAAATAGTCTCAATATCCTAGCCCTAGAATCCTTTCCACCACTTGACCAAGGCCTATTAGTAGTTTCTTTAACTCTTCACTTTACTTTAACTGCCCATTTTAGATAAGGATGCCTGGACATGGATACGAAACTTCAACATTTGGTGAGAGTATTAATGAAAATACTGGAAAGTTTTCAAGTTTGACCCCTAGACATGTGTCCTTGTACAATTACTCAGTGTTGTTAAAGGCAAAGAAAGGCATTGGGCGAGGCCTTGATGCCTTGCCTGGCTGAGGTAAGGCAAGTAATAACAGGCGAGCGCTCGAGACCTTGGAGGTGAGAGGCGATGGGGTGGTGAGGCGACGCCTCTTCAAGCTAAAGGACACTTTctcccttttattttttttaattttttgtaacagcataaaacaaaagaaaactCTAAAAATAGCTCCACTTTATGCCACCAACATGAGCAGAATGCAAAGAGAACACAAAGCAGACGAGAGAAACAGGGtattttcttccttcctttctctctctttctcttgtcTTCACATTCTTTcctgtctctctctctcacctcttcttttcttctattttcttctcCTTAGTTTTTCACCTGCGCAACCTGCCAGCAGGTCCAGCACCTGCAACCCAGggtgttttattttcttttttaatttttttcttcttttcattaCTCCTTCCCATCTTCTTTATATTAGATCCAACACCTGCTATTTTCTTCTCCTCTCAATCTCTCATTTGCGATCCAGCAGTTCCTTtactttttttttgtttctttttaattttttgttaaatttGTTCAATTGGTAGTGTGATATGCCTTTTTATTAAATGGGTATTGTTGTGATATGCTTTTTTATTAAATGGgtattgtgaattgtgaaatgTTTTTGTTAGATGGGTATTGATGCTCTTGCTGTGATGTGTAATTGTGCAAATCATTGAAAAAATTAATTGTTTAGTACTTTAATTTCTCATGTGCTTGAATTGAAGACAACATTGATAGTTGTTGCTATGTTGTGTAattgtgtaaattattgaaaagaTCAATTATTTAAtactttaatttcttatttgctTGAACTAGGATAACATTGATACTTTTTAAATATACCATGTTTTTTTAGtatgaatttttatatttatcatccaatttttttttctttttaatatgcttttttatttattaaactagttaaaagtatgaatttttatgttagaagtatatatatatatatatatatatatatatatatatatatatatatatatataatttaggtaATTTAGGCTATGACGCCTTGCTTCAAAAAGGCTATCGCCTTACCTCTCGCCTAAGGCCATAAAGGTACACTGTCGCCTTAGTGTCACTTTTCGCCTTGATAATATTGCAATTATTTGATCCAAGTCCAAGAAACATAGGAAGTTTGCTTGTGGTGTAGTCTCATGACATCTAAATTTTGTCCCAGTGCTTTGCACCTTCACTTAATGGTTGCTTCAATTTCTGTGCTTATGCTTGAAATTGCATGGGATGAGTTATTGGAGACCATATCTTTCTCTGTTTGGGAGGACTATAAATCTTACCTTTACACTGTTGTTTTCTCTGCCTATAGCTTTAATCCCAGATTGTAAATAACTTGAGCTCTAAGTGATATGATTTGCACGAGGCATTGTGATACTTTAGCCCTTAAATGTTGATGCTAACATTTTCAGATGGAACCACTCTCCTATAAAAAAATTGGGTTTGAGGAATTCTGTGCTGCTGCAATAAGTACATATCAACTTGAGGTCCTTGAAAATTGGGAAGACATTGCGAGGACGGCGTTTGATTACTTCGAAGAAGAAGGAAACCGGGTCATTTCAGTACAGGAATTGGCTCTGGTATGTTCATCTACTGTTTGGAAATTAAACTTAAGGTTGCGTACATTTTCCAACAACCTTGCCATACAAATAATCTGTGCAGGAAATGAATTTGGGTCCCACGGCCCATTCTATAGTCAATGATTGGATTAGAAGTTCTGATGGAAAACTGAGTTTTCTTGGATACACCAAATTTTTACATGGTGTGACAATTCGTACTTCGAATACGAGACCTCGATAGCATAGTCAGAGATACAGAATTGTTgacagtattttttttttcattgttaATGTTTTGATTTTTTGTCCTCCAAAATCCGATTATCAGTGTAAAATGGAAGGTCTAGACAGGACATTGTTGAGTCTGATATTATGACTTTTTAATGTGAACATTGGCATGATCCTCGAGCACATGTGAAAGATCACCGTAACCTTGTGTGTAAAGATGAATGCGTATACTATACATGTTCATATCTTCAATAGAAAATATATGTTAGATTCATGTTTCCTCACTAACTGAATCTGCTCAAAGATTATTCTATCTTAATATTCAAGGAAAATATATAGCCTGTGATTTGTCCAAAGTTTGGCATTTACTCTATAATATATTAATCTAATGTTGTGTTTGAATTCATGGATTTGACttatgaatttgaaattgaatttggatTAAATATCTTGTCTGGaaggtgtaaaaaaaaaaaaaaaaaattaaatttcaattaaattttagataaatataatattcttaaaattatttttattatctaaacaaaatatttttaaatttataaattttaaattctaattttcaaagttattattttaaatttaaatttataaatctaAACTCAATCTACAGAAATTTTCTATGATTTTCCTAGGTGTTGAAATCATAATCCAGGAGATTATGACTTCGTGGGTTGTGTGTAACTTGGGGTATAtgtgaaatttattttattttattttttttgggaAGAGAATGATATTTGTGAGATTTATACCCCGAC harbors:
- the LOC110650077 gene encoding CDPK-related kinase 4; its protein translation is MGHCCSKDVSAVENDGITPGNHFNSASSPSPAVRRAETPSSTDFNNFAASPFQSPLPAGVPPSPSPAGTPGRKFRWPLPPPSPAKPIMAIMRRRGQTKPPKEVPIPENAEGGEGERQLDKSFGYAKNFPVKFELGKEVGRGHFGHTCWAKGKRGELKGQPVAVKIISKAKMTTAISIEDVRREVKIMKALSGHKHMIKFHDAFEDANNVYIVMELCEGGELLDRILSRGGRYTEEDAKSIIMQILSAVAFCHLQGVVHRDLKPENFLFTTRDEDAPMKIIDFGLSDFIRPDQRLNDIVGSAYYVAPEVLHRSYSVEADMWSIGVITYILLCGSRPFWARTESGIFRSVLRADPNFDDSPWPVVSPEAKDFVKRLMNKDHRKRMTAAQALTHPWLRDENRPVPLDILIYKLVKSYVRATSFKRAALKALSKAVPEDELFYLKAQFNLLEPKDGFISLNNFKVALMRHVTDAMKESRVLDIFNMMEPLSYKKIGFEEFCAAAISTYQLEVLENWEDIARTAFDYFEEEGNRVISVQELALEMNLGPTAHSIVNDWIRSSDGKLSFLGYTKFLHGVTIRTSNTRPR